The DNA sequence TAGAGCCTGGCTCCGGAAGACTGCAATGTCTCAGACTGTAATGTCTCAGAACACGGGAATAGGTCTCTCTCCAGCAACTACAAAAACATTACCCTGAACCCACTGCCAAGTCcctatacgtgtgtgtgtgtgtgccgggcACGGGGACGTCCAATTCCTTCAAATTTCCTTCTTGGCAACGAGCACCACTCCAGAATATCCAAGCCAAGCCGCGTTCTTCAACGCTAGTGGCCGGAGGAGCCCGCTGGACAAACTCCGCTccggaggaggaagaagaacaaagcaaataaaaaatggtaGACATTACCATTTTATGATGTTGCTCCACTTACAGCGGCAGAGCCCGCAACTTCGGCCCCATACTCTTCCGGAAGCGTgtgcggcacacacacacacatacgcgcttGCTTCGGGCGTTCGGGCACACAAGCGGCGCGTTTGCATTTCCTATCGATTTTATGCTttatggcacacacacacacacacactcacaacatCAGGCTGTTGTGGCAATGTAATGAGCGAGCGCTCTTTACCTTTGACATGAANNNNNNNNNNNNNNNNNNNNNNNNNNNNNNNNNNNNNNNNNNNNNNNNNNNNNNNNNNNNNNNNNNNNNNNNNNNNNNNNNNNNNNNNNNNNNNNNNNNNCCATGAGAATAAATAGTTTTCAAGTACATTTGAATCTTTTGCGGCTTACTAAATATGGGCCGAacttaagcaatacggcaaagccgtccctcctgaataataaaaaaaatatgggtCGAAGCATCCAGTACATTCGAGCAAATACTGAGGAATcattttgacagtttgatgaAAAATCATTAATCGTTTCATTGCAGGATGTattgaaagttttatttagatttttttaaatttatttttgaaaatatttagaATGATATGgagattccggagccaattctaACTCCAAAGCTAATTCTGATTCtaaagccgattctgattctggagctgattttgattccggagccaattccaattcgggagccgattccggagccgatgccgattctggagtcgattccggagccgatttcaaTACTGGCGATAAAGCCGATTTACAAATGCTTTCGCGACTTACTGAGTACCACGCAGCCCGATAGTCGATCCTCTCAGACCGCCGTCCTCCCCCCTTTGACGATACAaatgaggcttgaacccatggtgagcatgttgttacgtcgtaagAGTTGAACACTGTATCACGAGTCCGCCCCTGAAGGCATTCCCAAGGATGGATTAAGCAGTACGCAAAATAAACGACCGCGTAGATCCTCTAGGTCTCCAGCAGGGGAGGGGACGAGATATGTCGCTCACATAAGGGCTTGCTCACAAATAAATGTTCTTCTAAATTTTTCTTTGGTTTAGAATTTCTCATACAACTTCTCGctcgacacttcagaaaggGCTACATTCGTGTGACCGCTTAGTGCCTCCGCTAGTGTTCATCCGCCACTGGGTATTCCTGTTGATAATATATGGTCCTGCCCCCGTGCTTTTTTATAGAGCTTACTCTTAtagcgttttgttttgatctCCCAGAGCCGACTACAATCCCATTCTTTTGACCCACAGATATTCATCACTCCCACCCAAGTCaatttttctgttttagtTCTCACTCAAATTTCAATTCCTATTCCAAACCCCTATAGCTCAGTGGTAGAAAACACACTAGCTGGAAAAGAAGATGAAAGAGATGGTAAGAGAATGATCCGTTGCACGTTCCTCTACCGATgtctccaatttcttggccTCGCGCATGGCATCAACATCGAAATCTGAAGATGCATTGTACAGGGGacttcaccgactgctgagatctAGAAGTCTTCGAGACCGCAcaaaatgtgagatatatcgcacattgaaTCGCCCGTTGGTCCTCTATGAACACTATCCTATAGTCTTGGACTATTCGAGCgaaggatgcaaacgctctgggcaTGTTTTGAGCAacgcatcctccggaccatctttggcggtgtgttcgagcatggagcgtgCAGGAGAaagatgaaccacgagcttgctgagctgtacggcatACTGACGATGGATACGGAAGGATGGCAGGATACGATAGCTGGtgcatgtcatgaggatgccggactcatgccccaccaagaaggtgttggACAGCGATCCTTAGTTCGGCATGAGGCGCAGGCAAACACAGGTAGCTCGATGGTCTGgatcaggtgaagcgagacctgtcggagatcgggTGTTTACATGGATGGGATGCTGCAGCCAGGGACTGAGCCTCCTAGAGGATGATTGTTGCCCGGGTCATGTCATGTCGACGGGCTTTAtcgtgagcaggccaacaagagagagagagagagagagagagaggagagagagagagagagagagagagcgagagagagagagagaagagggggggggggggataataaaaggaagaaaaatcgTCATACaaactagtgttggccgttccggtccgaacctagtaaaaaagttccgttctttatgtaggccgttccgttccgatcctttatacaaaatcgttccgttccgttcattccgttcttccgttcattccgctccgttccgttcattccgttcattccgttccgttccgtttcatttcgttctttccgttcattccgttctttccgttcattccgttccgttcaatacgttctttccgttcactccgttgcggtctttgccgcttcaatattgtcagcaaggtgctatcgttcgtgcgttccgttctttaaaaaaaaccggctttgtccggctgttgcatgctgcatgcaagataactgttcactctttctcgcacacagtatgtgttgcctgtgcactctcccatgctcacaggaatattcatcgcacttcgtcgcgtatcgtttataaaaatcgtgataagcgaaaccaaaatatgttatttgtGTTATGGTGttatttgtaacatctattacactttttgttataatttagcttatcctaaccagacaaacaattattataaaatgtaaatctgtactcatatggcagaacgggttggaagagatgtatttaatatgcgattatgaacaacgaaaaataaaatgtatttattttttatgccacgatatccgcttgatcttggcactcggcatgattccaatatttagccattcgattcgaagcattctgttccattcgacaaccgtttgagtgccgttatgttgtaaacgatttatgtgaaaaaaaaaactattgttgtaagtagtaagtgaacttcaaataattagtcaatctcgtgatacaatcgtcaactcctaccgctcaataacatcggcatgggtaaaagcctcgaatggatcgtgcccccatacgctgggatgattatcctgctatgggcatttaagttactgatagcaagcctattagtggtacaggaaggctttgaccgaaaatggtcgtcgcatctaaaaagtttaaaaaatgctagataataaaggcatgctttatattagcacagctggtacagcttactggacataggttgaacccatctggatttggtgatttcagaatgatgatttagatttaagaaacgccttttcatatcctgtctcaagtaacacctccccccccccccccccccccccccccccccccccccccccggtgaCAGTTTGGCTTGACAGTGACAGCTCTGGGTCGGttcatttgcaccccaggttcacgttccgttcttttaaaaaatgaactagttccgttccgttccttttttttaacgaaattcccaacactaatACAAAGACCAAAGTCTCCTTCTTCAGCCGtcactcctgaataaaaaaaaggacacaaaaagaataagaagaaaagatatgaaacaaaagaaacatgagaagaaaaaaaacaaataaaacgaaGGTAAGAAGAAATTTAGGCAATGAATATGATAATCCAAGCAAAAGCCAAATGTTAAAAAcagttaaaaaataataaaaaataaaaaagaaatttttatgtttgcacttttacacatttattaaccgaattaaataatacaaaacacaatatattGATGTCTGGGGCCGCGCGCACGAGCCGCACCGTGAGCActaccgggagccctgctcgaccggtagcctgttacacactcctgcgttaggtgcgctctgcacacacttagcgcgcatcgctaagtgcggcgtattagtgtgcgtgagcgcagtgtcgattcctggatgtcgaccagcagcagcgcaactgctacggcgaatccagggctcggcacgtctatccacaacatctccccttTTAATAACCGAAGGGTCGAACCGACGCGGGTGATATTCCACAACGGAATACCAGCGTGGTGACACCCTTCGACCGATGGTACGTAGTGGGGcccgtgatgctgctgcgctcATGTTcccgggcggcggcgatgatgccgcgttcgCGTTCCTCGGGGTCGCGTCTGCGATGATGACCTGTTGTccggggcggcggcgatgatgtCGCGTTCGCTTTCCTCGGGAGCGTCTGCTATGGTGCACCGTTGTCCCGgagcggcggcgatgatgccgcgttcgCGTCCTCGGGTTGTAGCGTCGCTGCTACGCCTGCCGGGAGGTGAGGGTGGTGCCGCGATGAAACCTTGCACCGGCAGGGCCATGACCGGCGACAGCAATGGCCGGCCACAGCGATGGCGTCTCTGGCTGGACGTGCTGGGTTTGCTGCAGGTCAGGCGGAATGTGTCGACGCCAATGAGGGTTGCTATGCTGCAGCTGAGGCGGAATGTGTCGTCGCTTATGATGCGAGGCTGCTGCGTTGCAGCCGAGGCGACTTACGTGTCGCCGTTGGTGATGCggggctcgagccgcggcgggaatgcgacctcgccgatgacgtgctgccGTGCTGCAGTCAAGGCAACCTGCGGGTTGCCGATGATGAGGCGGACTCGAGCCTTGGCGGGATTGcgacctcgccgatgatgtgcTGAGGTGCGGCAGCCGAAGCAACTTgcgcgttgctgttggtgatgCGGGGCTCGAGCTGCGGCGGGATTGCTGCTTCAccgatgacgtgctgcagggctcgagccgcggcgggaatgcgacctcgccgatgacgtgctgcgGTGCTGCAGCCGAAGCAACTTgcgcgttgctgttggtgttgctgggCTCGAGCTGCGGTGGGATATCTGCTtcgccgatgacgtgctgcagggctcgagccgcggcgggaatgcgacctcgccgatgacgtgctgcgGTGCTGCTACAGCCGAAGCAACTTgcgcgttgctgttggtgttgctgggCTCGAGCTGCGGCGGGATAGCTGCTtcgccgatgacgtgctgcagGCCTCGAGCCGGGGCGGAATGTGCCGTCGCCCTTGATTTGCGGCTGCAGTGGGTGGTGTGTAGCCGGCTGCCCATTGCAGCGGTCGCCAGTGATGGGACAGCAGCCGGGGCCACGGTGTCTGCGGAGGCGGCGGCCCGATGTTCCGCGGTATCCAAAGGCACAGGGAACCGTGCCatcgcgatggccgctgcACTGACGCTGCAGAAAGGCCAGACGAAACGCGATGGCTGCCGCGGGTTCTGTAGGATCCTCCTTGCGCAAGAgaatcccatcctcgtcgccacttttatgtTTGCACTATTTACGCATTTATTAACCGaattaaataatacaaaacacaatatattGATGTCTGGGGCCGCGCGCACGagccgcaccgtgagccctaccgggagccctgctcgaccggtagcctcttacacactcctgcgttaggtgcgctctgcacacacttagcgcgcatcgctaagtgcggcgtattagtgtgcgtgagcgcagtgtcgattcctggatgtcgaccagcagcagcgcaactgctacggcgaatccagggctcggcacgtctatccacaacagAAATGAAGAAATGAAGTTGTGTTAAAAGGGAAGACATTCTCTACGCCGAAGAAAATTGACAAAGAAATGGACGTAAATTAACAGTTGTGTGAGGGAAGACATTATTCACGCCCAAGACATGAAATCACTCAGCACATGGCACTTCAAAGGtcagcagaaaacaaaaccccaatTGTTGGGTTTTGATGTCACCAATTTTCCAATGCAGCTGTATCGAAGTACTCAAGCAAATTACTCTCACATTTACCTTCGGGACCAAGTGTGAACTAGAAGCAAATAATGCCTAGTTCCCTTATGGGAGTCGCTCTTGCCATTAATTTACTACTCCAGGCTTTTTCTGCTGGGTATACAATGACCTGTAACCTACTCTGAGTTGCAAGTGTGGAAAGATCTCACTTCGGGCCTAACCATGCATCAATCAGCTTTACGTAGATCTGAATTGGCAGTGTTGGCGTCTCTTTCTTTGAAGCAGCAACAATTAGTGGTATCGCGGTGTTATTTAttgttgattgattgatgattGTGATCGAGGAACTATTGATGGCAGCTTGGGGATTGCCGATCCCTTCCGGAGTGATAAAGTGAAGCAATGCCCGTGTGCACTTTTAATTATTGGCACCCTTCCCGCGCGGCCAGTAAATCACGCAGaatacaaaacatttttttactaacacaaaaaagaacaaccgAGATCCaacatgcacatgcacatcaAAAGATTTATTTTCGCATTATTGGAAACAGTTCACAACATGCAACAGCAAACttaattcgttttgtttgttcaaaAAAGGAGAGGAAACGAAACAATCAAGCTAATATTAAAATATCTCCATATAAATATGCACTCCCTGCGTTTGATTCCGCATCGAGTGCGGGGGCACTTGTTGATATGTTGTTGTTACGCAGCTACAGTTTACAGTGAAGCTTCACTTACGGCGCTATGGATTGTCCACGCGTTAGGCACATTGATCACACGTTGGGTGAGCCCACGATGGGGTGGGCGGGTTTTTGGGAGCAAGCGTTACAGACGACGGACAACTTTAACGGTGCGCGTTACATCTAGCACATGCTTCTCGCAGGGCGCCACcaagcagcaacaaacaaactgttGCGTGAGACATCTACGGGaaaatctgctgctgctgctgctggtgctgctgggccAGCGCGGAAATGCAGTTGACACAGTCCCGGGGCGGGGCCGGCCGGGGCGCGATGCCGAAGAGCGACAGGAGCAGCCGCTTGAGCGCGGCCCGGAAGTCCTTCAGATGGTACGCGTACAGCAGCGGGTTGAGCGCGGAGTTGAGGTGCGACAGCGTGATGACGAGCAGCATGACCGGCGCGTGTATGTGGCACTGGGGGCAGAACGCCACGATGCAGTTGATCGTGTGCAGCGGCATCCAGCACAGCATGAAGAACAGCACGATGATCGACAGGTTCTGGGTGGCCTTCACCTCCCGGTTCTGGGCGGCGCGCAGCACCCGCAGCATCGTGCCGCTGTACTGGTCCTTGCGCTGCGTCCGGCGCTTGGTCGCCTGGTGCCGGCCCGACTGGCTGCAGCTGCCGGTTCCGTCCTCGATGCTCGCCATGCACCGGCTGTCGATCGAGTTGACCGACAGGATCTGTTTGCGCTGCGAGgcgcaaaaaaggaaaacctcGAAATAAGCAGTGCTGAGCGTTGTGGTTTGAGCCTGGCTTACCTGCCGCACGATCACGCGGTAGATGTGGATGTAGAacgcgagcagcagcaccgccgGTATGATGATCGTGACGAGGTACAGAAACACCAGATAGTCGTAGTTCATCACCTTCACGAACAGGCAGGCATCCTCGGCCGGCTGCTCGTGCCAGCCGAACAGCGGCAGAAACCCGACGATGAACCCGGCCAGCCAGCACATGCTGATAATGTCTGCATAGGGGAGAGAAAGTGGGGAAGCAAACTCGAATCGAACAAAACGCTTCGACGTGACAGGCGCCTACACTTACAGAGCGTCGTCTTGGTGCGCATGTTGCGCGAGTAGGCGAGCGGGTGCAGGATCGCCCAGTACCGGTCGATCGACACCGCGACCAGGCAGAAGATCGAGATGGTGCACAGCACGACCAGCAGCGAGATGGTGAACAGGCAGGCGTGCAGATTGCGCGGCAGCCCGATCGAGGCGAGCACCGCGAACGGGATGCCGAGCGTGCCGACCAGCAGGTCGGCGGACGCGAGCGACACGATGTAGTAGTTGGTGCGGCGCCGCAGCCGCCGCTCCGTGCGGAACGCGACGATCACGAGCGTGTTGCCGAAGATGGCCATCAGGGCGACGGTCGCCTCGAGCAGCGCGTACGGCAGGTTGAGCCGCACCGTCGCCTCGGGCGGTTCGTCGCCCGTACCGTTGCCCCAGCCGAGCGACCCGTTCGCCCGCAGGCACTCATCGGTCGCGTTGCCGGCCAGCAGACCGGTCGCCGTCATCCACATCAGCGTCTGATAGAGCAGCGTCgttggaagagagagagagaaaaaaaagcacggtAGACGACGAACCCGGGGCTGTGCCTGGGGGTATATAAAAACGCGTCTCACAAGCCACTGCACTAGCCGACACAATCAAATAGATACTGTCTTTATACACCGGCACTGGCAGGCGCGTTATCTCGCACGGTATTGCACGAGCGCGCAACCGGAAGCGGCGCGTACGTCGTCGGTGGCGTACGGCACTGCGGCATTACGGGAATCGTGCGGCCACGGGATGACTTCTGCCACTCGCCaatatccacacacacacacacacacacacaaacaacaacaacagcaagagCGTACTAGGCCGCGGATTTCGCGCGAGGAACGCACCAGCCCAGGACAAAAAATTTTTGGGTTGTTTCTCCCGCTCGAGACGGTTCGCAAATGCGCACACTCTCGCCCCAAATGGTCGCTTTTGAGGCGACAAGGCACAACCCAGCAGGTTTGGGTTGGCTAGTTGATCGACCCCCGGTCCTTGCCACCCacactcctccccccccccccccctctctgtGTAACGATGAAGGTTGATTAGGGAAAGGTGTATtcacaccccccccccaccccaacCGAAAAATTGTACACCATTCTTATCCACCTTACACACTACCACCCACCCCCACCACACAACCCTCTTTTTTTCCTACACTGGAGACCATTTTTATCGCGAGCTCGTAATTACTCTCCTCTGCAACTTCCTGACAGCTCCATGAACGCACCCTTCCTGCCtgtgggtggggggggggtgttggGGGGGATGGTGTTGCACACACATTATTAGCATTTTCAGCAATTCACCATAATTCGCGACCTTccctcatttttttttccatccccaTTGTTTTCCACCCACAACCACCCACTCccaactccccccccctcccctcaccCTCCAACCACTTTTTTAATCGCCATCAAGGGGGTCCAAGATGGCGACCGATGGAGACTCAATTGGTGTGCTACAATCGGTGATGTGGGGGAGTGGGAGGTGGGGTATGGGAGGCGAGTATGTAAAATGTGGCGACGGAGGCGATGAATTAATTTTTCCGATGGTGTTTATTTTCCCCCAGTGGCGGAAAATATGGTACAGCGCATGCCGCTTCCATTCCTTCTACCCCCTCCTCCACTCCCAACTCCCCTCCCCACCCTACACCTGAGAGGAGAGAGAAGATGGCAGCCGCCAGGGAGCaagggagcagcagcaaaggcgAAAGGCCCATCGCCTTTATCTCACCGCAAgtgcgctctctctttctgactctctctctctctctctctctggctcTATGCTCCAGACTTTGACAATTTTCCACCATGGAATTTTCCCGGAATGGAGAGTCCCATTGGAGAGtggcaca is a window from the Anopheles merus strain MAF chromosome X, AmerM5.1, whole genome shotgun sequence genome containing:
- the LOC121591460 gene encoding adenosine receptor A2b, translated to MWMTATGLLAGNATDECLRANGSLGWGNGTGDEPPEATVRLNLPYALLEATVALMAIFGNTLVIVAFRTERRLRRRTNYYIVSLASADLLVGTLGIPFAVLASIGLPRNLHACLFTISLLVVLCTISIFCLVAVSIDRYWAILHPLAYSRNMRTKTTLYIISMCWLAGFIVGFLPLFGWHEQPAEDACLFVKVMNYDYLVFLYLVTIIIPAVLLLAFYIHIYRVIVRQRKQILSVNSIDSRCMASIEDGTGSCSQSGRHQATKRRTQRKDQYSGTMLRVLRAAQNREVKATQNLSIIVLFFMLCWMPLHTINCIVAFCPQCHIHAPVMLLVITLSHLNSALNPLLYAYHLKDFRAALKRLLLSLFGIAPRPAPPRDCVNCISALAQQHQQQQQQIFP